DNA sequence from the Manis javanica isolate MJ-LG chromosome 15, MJ_LKY, whole genome shotgun sequence genome:
GTAACCAAACTGAGAAATTTTATCATGGCAATTCAGTATTTCCAAAGCAAATATTCTTTTAAGGACAGAATCTTCCTGGTGCCAATGAGAGAACCATCAAAAGAATTCAAGTCTCAAAATTACTTTGAAGGACTGCTACTAAggcttctgcttttcttctccaTGTACATCTTTTTGTAGGTTTGAAACATTGCTTTTGAATCTCTTACTGGGTTTTGTAGTGTCTCCAATCCATCTGCACTGAAGCTTCTCTTGGAGAGTCTTTTATTAGCCAGAACATTATCATCTAAGGAAACAGAAGTTTTACTTATTATTCTTTGTATTAGTGACCAATATAGTATGTATATCAACCTAAATTGACAAGGAAAACATGCATTCTGTTCTGGGATAAAACATCAAGGGGCAAGGAGTTACAAGGTCAACAAACGAGAACTCTTTACCTGTACATATAAATCAAACAACAAAGGCCATCTCCTGTCTTTGAGGACTGTTCTCTCATCCCAACCTTCACTGTCAGGGATTTCTGCCCTACCTTTACTCTTCGTACAATAAAATCTCTCCTCACTTGCACACTTATAAAAAACGTGACATTCGTAGCAGCTATCTAAGCTAGCAACATAAAGAGAAGAAACACCAGCCAGTTCCAAATGTATGAATGGGAAGTTTTAATCTTCTGGTCTTGCGATATGCATTAGTTATTCTCAGCCATGTCTGTATTGTTTCATTAACCATCTCAGCTTTACACTCGCCTCGTTATCCTGTTTTTGACGGGTCCAGCTTTTCTTACTTCACTGCCTCATTAGCTTAGCGGCCGTTCCCACTACTTTAGAACTCCTATACTCTTTCTTGCTGTGGTCAATTCCTTTCTGGATAATAGTGTTATTTTACTTCAGCCTGGGTGGGTCAAGTTAACTTAATGCttccaattttcttctttataattagCTTTCCTTCATGAGGTCAGTTATGCAGAGGCCTGTGGTGGGTCTCGAAGCTGTTCTGGGTGGTTACATCCTCTTTTGTCACACCCCTGACCAAGTGTCACAATGTGCTCCATTTTCGTCAACCTTTGCCACCAAATTTACATGTGCACCTGTGCAGTGTCTTCATACCTGTCTGGGAATTCATGAGCGTCGTTTTTCTCTCGCGACACCCTGGTTCGGGCTCTGCAGCCTCCTGCCCTTGGTGGGTTCCGCCCACTCTCTGAGCCTCGGGCTGCTGACAGCTGTGCATCCTGCCCCTGGGCCCTCCGCACCCTGCTTGGGGACTGTGCTCGTACCTTGGGTGTGCTCGTTTGTGTCTGCCTCTGAGTGCTGGTGTCCACACTCACTGCCTGTTGCTCATCCTCATGCTTATTTCTGAGCCTCTGGTCACTCTGTGCACACAGCTGCCTCCTGAGTATTTTCAGATTCAATCATGACACCTCTGTGAGGTGACACTTCATTCTCTATTTCCAAGGGCCGTTCTTGCTTCGATCTCTATGCccatttccatttctcatttttgGCTTCCTGGGTTCCAAACTTTGTGTTTTCCTTACTCCCAGATTTCTTCCCCCTTTagctgttttcctgttcttttttctttggatGCTTACCTGCACCTTCATCACTTTCTACATGCCTGCTTGTGGATATTTGTTCTCTTCTCAAACTTCATCACACTTTTAAAATgtgcttctttctctttgttgctcACGGTGAAATTCTGCTTTCCTCCACTTCCAAGTGACTAAAACCCTTGTCTTTGGATATTCCTTTAACCAAAGCTAAGATAAAACTCCTGAATCCCAGCTTCTAGCTCTCAATGCAAAACCCTGAACACAAACTGCATTCATTCTACTAATAAATCAGATCCGGGCTGTAACTCCtgccacaacaacaaaaaaaagtgtttttttaactAAAAGCGTCAAGTCTCTCATCAGAAATGGCTCAAATTCCATACTTAGTAAACTCCAAAGGGAAGGGACCCAGTTCAAGTCCCACTTAGTTACTGGCCATGTTAAATAACACTAGTCAAATGATCTAACTTCTCCCTGAAAAAAAACAGGAACTCCTGTCTACCTGGacctgagaattaaatgaattaacctGCCAGGGGTTGGCAGAAGGTATGAGCTGCAAACCTACACCCACCCCTAGCCAGTTGTGGTAAATGAAGTTTAACTGGAATATAGCCTGTACTCATTTATTAGCTTTGGCCTTTTTCTCACTACAATGTCAGTTTTTAAGAGACAGATAGATAGACCCCTATGATCTGCAAAACCTAGATTTACTGCCTAGTCCTGCACAGAGAAAGCATACCAACTATTAcctcttgtgatgagaattttcttattaaagtaaATAGATAACTGCTTCCCTCTCCACACTGAGGAAGAGGAGAATGGCTTCCTACGACTCATTCATGCAAACAGACTCACTTAGCAAAGAATATGGACAGAAACCAAGCTTCACAACCCATTAATCAACTATATAAACCACCTTATATATACCCGAGtgccacataaacaaaaacttaAATAGATGATTTTTACCTATTTCTTGGTTGGCTTCTGGCATCCTTTTCTCCTCAGTTACACATTTTAACCAGTCttcttttgtactttttattcCTGCAACTATTTAAATATTCATGTTCAGATCTCTAGATATTGCTTTCCATCTCTTTTAGTACTACAGTGAAGTGAAATCATGTAAACCGAAAAGATTTTCGAGGgcattaaattaatatataactCTAGAAGGGCCTGAAAAGTGCTTTCACCCATTTGAAATGCCTAAATATCTCAATATTGAAGGgtgagttgtttttattttcactgtgtaATTTGTTTCTCCCACTTTGACTGAAAACCAACACATCCCAAGCTACTTAATTACACAGGAGATGGGGGCTATCGCTCACACTGTCCCACCCACTTCCAATGCTGCCCAGTTGCACCCATGCCTCCGATTTCGCTAGAATGTAAGAGAAACCACTAATACTTTACAAGTTGAATTTGGTACTCCATTTAATCATTGCTTTCACCTTCTAAGAAAAAGTACTTGACTCACACCATAACTTTATGAACCCCAACACATACCATCAGAACAGCACAGGAGAAATTAACATTTCAGTTCAAATCCTTTGGTTTTCATGTTTCTCAACACAATGTAGTATCCACAACCCCTAAAATTTTCCTGACACCAAATAATTAACCGTctaccttctccttccttcctgtacTACACTGAGAGTTCTAGTTTACCCAATGAATTAATTCCATTTTATCCAATGAGTTAATAACATTTtgttaattaataaaattaagacatttaCCATTCTGAGTTTGGTGACTAAAACAATGCTTCCCACACTCCTCCCATTTCATGACCAGAGTAGACACTACCACCTTAGCTGTGATAATTGTCACCAACAGCTTCAAGGAGGTCATTAAGTTAAACTATTTATGTATAAAAAGGTTTCACTAATACTTTTCATAGTTGACCAAATTCCAAATTCATAAGGCTTTGAAATTGCAGACCCAAAGTAGAATCACCAACAGCAAGCCTCTTGAAATAATGCACACCTGATACTTTTCTAACTTGGCACGAAGAACTTTCACAATTCTAGGTTTCTTTGTACAAAAGGAAACCTTTGTGCTTGGCAAACCTTCCAGTTTTATATACCTCTTCTCATTAGCACAAATGTAGTACAATTTAACAGTAAGGTGGAGGATGACCTTAAAGAAATGGGCCAATGAACCATGGATTTACTGAGAAAAGTACTAAGCATAGCAAACTGTGTTCATGTCTTTTCCTAGCTACCCAGAAGCCATGGGGAGCTAACCCACTTGGTGGCCTACAATGCTTTACAATGTTCTAGACaccatcaaaaggatcatactaGACCTCGCACAGAGGATGGCTCCTTCTGAAGACAAGGCTGCAGATCCTTCCGTTGCTCAGCAGGGTTTGTGTTCTTAAACACTCCATCTGGACACAGCTTAAACTCCAGCAGGCTTAGTTTTTCTATCGTGCTACTCACAGGTAAAAGGCTATTAGGTTTGTTTTCCGGTCTCCTCTCTTTATTGAGCTTCCTGGGTGAACTGTCTAATTTTGAGAGACAGATGCTCTCACGTTCAGTGCATTTAAATGCAACTCTGTTCAGATACAGTTTCCTTTGGTCCTTTGATATTTGGCTGCATTCAACATTATTCACATTGTTTAAACTTTTTTCTGATTTGGTTTTCTCAATCCTCATTTTATTAGGCTGTTTTCCAAAATCTGTTGCTTTAGTATTCCTCATGATCAAACTCTTAGCAGACCCCTCAGAATGGTAGACTTTAGGGTTTTTACCATGGCTTGTACAAATACTTATTGACTCCTTGGAGGCCTGCACACTGCTGTCTCTCTCATTGGATTTCCCATAACTCCCTATTCGAATAGGTTTATTACTGCACCTCGTGAACTGAGAATCACTCGCTTCATTTTTCAGATCGTTTTTCTTCGATGCTCTGCTACCCATTGTATCTTTGTGTTTCTGCCTTTGTAAATACTCCTTTGGGGTGAGTACTCTGATTTTATTTGACCTTTCCTGAGAGCCTGAGGACTTAACATTTGATACTGTCTTTCCTTTAAGCCTGCCTCTTTCACTTGGAATTGACaaaaaattacttaatttaaATGTACTGCCTCCCACGTTTTTACTCTGCTCTCGTTCATCACAtctcttcctctttatttctgaGTCACATACACTCCCTTTCTCTAACTTCCTTTTTTCCGAAACTTTTTGTTTGGAATCAcctgttttccattttctcttttctgatggTTCTGATTGCATCAAAGAACCGCTCTTCACAGGCAGATCTGTATTTTTACTTGTCAAAAAACCTGTCTTTGCCTTTAATGGCCGGCAGTTTTGTGCTATGTGTTTCCTCTGCAGGCTCTCTTGagaaaattttgtcattttattactTGAATGAAAAGTTACTTCATGAAACTGCAGTTTCCCTTTTTGTTTATGACTTGGCAAGGAATCTAACTTTTTATCACCTTTAGATAAAAACTGGCCACATAATTCTTGTTCTGTCCTTAGTGAATGACtacgttttgttttgtttctatcttTTACAGCCTTGTCTTGCTCTGCTTCAGGAATACGTTTTTTTCTGTCTGAAGTCAGAGGCACCTCCAGACTCTTATTTGGAGGACTATTAAGTACAGTAGGGACGTCTTTAtcagaggttttctttccttgtttatgACTGGAGGTCTCCAAAGGAGGACGctcatctttccctttctcttcctttgaagTCGTGCTCTTGATGGAATTACACTGGCACTGGGGGACTCCTTCATAAACCATGGAGAGCCACCCTAACGCACAGCAACGGACATCATCTTTCTCTGAATCCAATATTACAGAATCATGACCTTCTCCGTTTGTATGAATTTGTGGTTCACATTGACTCCCTTCCGTGACTGGATTTTCTTCGTGAGGTTCTGTTAACTCGTCTGCCTCGCAAGGTTGATACTCTTGTTCAGGAAATAACTCTTTCATTTGCTCTGAGCTtaatattgtaatttttatttgctcTGCCGAGTTCAATTTGGAGTCACAACTGGTTTTATCACGAgtttgaccttttgagctttctTGTTGGACCACCGAACCTTCATGCGTGTTCACAGGCTCAATACCATAGGGAAACTCTTTTAGAAGTTCTGACAGCTGATCATGTAGGTATAAGATGGGTGTCTTCTCATTGAGAATCTCATTTCTTGCTAGATGTTGAGCAGTGTAATTGCAAGAGGCACCTATTTCCTGAGGGTAACTATCCTGCTGAGTAGCAGTCGATGAACATGGACCTGTAGCTGTGCCTTCTTTCTTACTAATGTGCTCCAAAGAACTCTCCTCCGTAATTCCACTGCTCCCTTCATCACATTTCAAGTGTGATTCTAGAAGCTGCAGTGACTCTGACTGATCAGTTACTCTATGTGAAACATCTGTGCTCTGGACACAAGTATCTCTTTGGAAACCAAAGTCTTTGTTTTCAGTGATGTTATCTAATTGCTCTTTTTGATGCCTACTGTTTATCTCTTGTTGATGACTAGGTAATGGTTTCTGTGGTTCAACCATTTTCAAAGAGGGAGAGTTGAATATCTCTGCTATTTGGATATTATAAGATGTATCACCTTCAACGAGAGAACAAATACTGTCAATCTGTAATATACCACCACTTACACAATCAGTGTCCCTTGATTTATATGAGTCTTGCTGATCACTCGGAGGATAGTTGGGATCTGGCTCTGACTTGACAAGCTTTCCTTGCCTGTTATTAGGTGCACCTTCTGAATTACCATAAGGTGACTCATTTTGTTTGTCCTTTGGCATTAGTGGGAAAATCTTGGTGCTTGTAATACTTGGTACTGACTCATTAACTTTCAAAGCAGCAGTAACTCTTGTCTTTTCTGACAATTCATTTTGTAAGCTACAAACACTGCCTTCTTTAATGACCGGATATATCGTTTCAGGTAAAGTGTCAGGTGCTCCTCTGGCAGATGTTTTGGTATCTGAAAGAATTAAGGGTGACACAACAGCCACCTGAAGTTCTGTTCCCTTCGTAATTGTACCTGATGACTCATGATTCTGCGCTACCACTGACAAGTTTGTTTCTTGTGAGCCATTTGCCATCTTATTCTGATAATTTCCCACAACTGAAAATGGACTCTTATCACAGATGTCCACAGGCTTTGAAATTCCAACTGCTGCTCTGTTTGTTTTTGACTCATTACACTGTTTTTCTTCTGTAAGTTCTGAAGGCTGCGTTTTCCACAGAGAAAGACATGTTGCAAGCAATTCCATGGAACAGTGATTGCTACTTCTAGAAGACATTTCGTTTGTTGAGGGTTTATGCTCAAGGCAAGCAGAGCTGTCTGAAATGTTGGCATTTATATTACAAGTACTTGGAGCTTTCATGGTGTTCAAACTCAGCTGGTCACCAGTGATATGGGTATTTGGAGTCATCACAAAATTATGTGTTTTAGAAGCCTGAATGGTTTCGCTAGCATCTTTTAGTTTCTTCTGAGTTTGACCCTCATGTGTAAGTAAACTAAGAATTAGCCtatttttatttggatattttGAACTATATTCCTCAAAGGGTGTAGGCTGAGGAACAGAAGCTGCTGCTAAGTTTGCTGGCACATTTAATTCAACATTGACAAAACTTCCTGATGAAAACTGGGTGTTACTTAACGTTGCCTGGATAATCTCAACAGATGATGTCTTTGAAGAAGTCATAACTTTCAAGTCATGTAACTGGTTTGGCGCTGGTAACTTTTCTGAAAAGACAGAATTTTGTATAACAGAATTGACTTGGTTAGAATTTCTGCGATTAGGGTCCTCATTGTTGGAGTTCAAGGTACTCTGTGTTCTAGTTACTTCTGCATTTTCCATTACTGTTGGAGGTTTATCCACTGCAGTCTCTGGAGTGACTAGGATTACCTGTGGTCCAGGCTGGATTTTGGCAGACCGATTCAGAGACAGTTCAGACTTTTGAGCAGATTCACTGTAAGTGATGCTACCTGGTTTAATACAACCTGCTGCCATCAGAAgatctttattaatttttattttccttgcaagTTCCGaaaacttcttttttatttctactaaTGTTTTAATATCCCTCACCAACTTCTCCTTTGTGACACTTGTGTCCAGTACCTGACTGGAAGTTAGATTGCAAGAATCCACTCTTTTCTCTTGATTGTTTTGAGCAAAAGTCTGAACACTGTCAACAGAAGGTCTAATGGGTTCATTAAAAAGAGGACCGACATTGGTATTTACTTTCAAGTTACAGACATTTCCAGCTATACCAACATCTTCATTAATGTTCTGCCACTGCTGTTGAAACCCTCTACAAAAGTCTTTCCTCATTTCAGGTAGGGGCATTCCTTGactttgaggaacttccacagTAGAGTGTTTATCAATGTGCTGAGTACTTTGCAAAGGCTGGCTCACATATCTACAGTcgtaaggaggaggaggaggtctcTTGTCAGTGTGAGTAACTCCGTACCGGTATGACTGCACAGTTTCCATCTGCTTTGACTGTAAACTCAGTCCGGATTCTGGAGGGGGACAGGTTTTAACCTGTAATGATGTAGACGGCACCGGCTTTTGTTTCTGAAGAGCAGGATCTTGCGCCAAACTTCGTGATGAGTAACCGTATTGCTTTGGAACTCGCCTATTATCTGGGTATGTCACTCCACTGGACATATACTGCTGTGTCCAATCAACCTGGCGCTCCGATGAAGTCGAGTTAGGTCTTGTGCTTCCTTGGTAACTTACTGGAACTCTTACAGAGTTAGAAGGGACCATTTGTAGTTTCATAGAATACGAATCTGATGTTACAAACTGATTCTGCAGTCCATGTACA
Encoded proteins:
- the RESF1 gene encoding retroelement silencing factor 1 isoform X2, giving the protein MNWNGKPDSVTLPPQYPKNQSCFLEQTLINTLNPTSQSSSNYLGSDQEAYMFLSNSNPISQPLLNIRNYKTAQQIPISDMHSGTILAPQTSAERRTYANVKGPKQLNHNMQMSSGVTQNVWGNSPMMNSVLPHTGTTVSQTAFGNNTSSVHGLQNQFVTSDSYSMKLQMVPSNSVRVPVSYQGSTRPNSTSSERQVDWTQQYMSSGVTYPDNRRVPKQYGYSSRSLAQDPALQKQKPVPSTSLQVKTCPPPESGLSLQSKQMETVQSYRYGVTHTDKRPPPPPYDCRYVSQPLQSTQHIDKHSTVEVPQSQGMPLPEMRKDFCRGFQQQWQNINEDVGIAGNVCNLKVNTNVGPLFNEPIRPSVDSVQTFAQNNQEKRVDSCNLTSSQVLDTSVTKEKLVRDIKTLVEIKKKFSELARKIKINKDLLMAAGCIKPGSITYSESAQKSELSLNRSAKIQPGPQVILVTPETAVDKPPTVMENAEVTRTQSTLNSNNEDPNRRNSNQVNSVIQNSVFSEKLPAPNQLHDLKVMTSSKTSSVEIIQATLSNTQFSSGSFVNVELNVPANLAAASVPQPTPFEEYSSKYPNKNRLILSLLTHEGQTQKKLKDASETIQASKTHNFVMTPNTHITGDQLSLNTMKAPSTCNINANISDSSACLEHKPSTNEMSSRSSNHCSMELLATCLSLWKTQPSELTEEKQCNESKTNRAAVGISKPVDICDKSPFSVVGNYQNKMANGSQETNLSVVAQNHESSGTITKGTELQVAVVSPLILSDTKTSARGAPDTLPETIYPVIKEGSVCSLQNELSEKTRVTAALKVNESVPSITSTKIFPLMPKDKQNESPYGNSEGAPNNRQGKLVKSEPDPNYPPSDQQDSYKSRDTDCVSGGILQIDSICSLVEGDTSYNIQIAEIFNSPSLKMVEPQKPLPSHQQEINSRHQKEQLDNITENKDFGFQRDTCVQSTDVSHRVTDQSESLQLLESHLKCDEGSSGITEESSLEHISKKEGTATGPCSSTATQQDSYPQEIGASCNYTAQHLARNEILNEKTPILYLHDQLSELLKEFPYGIEPVNTHEGSVVQQESSKGQTRDKTSCDSKLNSAEQIKITILSSEQMKELFPEQEYQPCEADELTEPHEENPVTEGSQCEPQIHTNGEGHDSVILDSEKDDVRCCALGWLSMVYEGVPQCQCNSIKSTTSKEEKGKDERPPLETSSHKQGKKTSDKDVPTVLNSPPNKSLEVPLTSDRKKRIPEAEQDKAVKDRNKTKRSHSLRTEQELCGQFLSKGDKKLDSLPSHKQKGKLQFHEVTFHSSNKMTKFSQESLQRKHIAQNCRPLKAKTGFLTSKNTDLPVKSGSLMQSEPSEKRKWKTGDSKQKVSEKRKLEKGSVCDSEIKRKRCDEREQSKNVGGSTFKLSNFLSIPSERGRLKGKTVSNVKSSGSQERSNKIRVLTPKEYLQRQKHKDTMGSRASKKNDLKNEASDSQFTRCSNKPIRIGSYGKSNERDSSVQASKESISICTSHGKNPKVYHSEGSAKSLIMRNTKATDFGKQPNKMRIEKTKSEKSLNNVNNVECSQISKDQRKLYLNRVAFKCTERESICLSKLDSSPRKLNKERRPENKPNSLLPVSSTIEKLSLLEFKLCPDGVFKNTNPAEQRKDLQPCLQKEPSSVRDDNVLANKRLSKRSFSADGLETLQNPVRDSKAMFQTYKKMYMEKKSRSLSSSPSK
- the RESF1 gene encoding retroelement silencing factor 1 isoform X1; this translates as MNWNGKPDSVTLPPQYPKNQSCFLEQTLINTLNPTSQSSSNYLGSDQEAYMFLSNSNPISQPLLNIRNYKTAQQIPISDMHSGTILAPQTSAERRTYANVKGPKQLNHNMQMSSGVTQNVWGNSPMMNSVLPHTGTTVSQTAFGNNTSSVHGLQNQFVTSDSYSMKLQMVPSNSVRVPVSYQGSTRPNSTSSERQVDWTQQYMSSGVTYPDNRRVPKQYGYSSRSLAQDPALQKQKPVPSTSLQVKTCPPPESGLSLQSKQMETVQSYRYGVTHTDKRPPPPPYDCRYVSQPLQSTQHIDKHSTVEVPQSQGMPLPEMRKDFCRGFQQQWQNINEDVGIAGNVCNLKVNTNVGPLFNEPIRPSVDSVQTFAQNNQEKRVDSCNLTSSQVLDTSVTKEKLVRDIKTLVEIKKKFSELARKIKINKDLLMAAGCIKPGSITYSESAQKSELSLNRSAKIQPGPQVILVTPETAVDKPPTVMENAEVTRTQSTLNSNNEDPNRRNSNQVNSVIQNSVFSEKLPAPNQLHDLKVMTSSKTSSVEIIQATLSNTQFSSGSFVNVELNVPANLAAASVPQPTPFEEYSSKYPNKNRLILSLLTHEGQTQKKLKDASETIQASKTHNFVMTPNTHITGDQLSLNTMKAPSTCNINANISDSSACLEHKPSTNEMSSRSSNHCSMELLATCLSLWKTQPSELTEEKQCNESKTNRAAVGISKPVDICDKSPFSVVGNYQNKMANGSQETNLSVVAQNHESSGTITKGTELQVAVVSPLILSDTKTSARGAPDTLPETIYPVIKEGSVCSLQNELSEKTRVTAALKVNESVPSITSTKIFPLMPKDKQNESPYGNSEGAPNNRQGKLVKSEPDPNYPPSDQQDSYKSRDTDCVSGGILQIDSICSLVEGDTSYNIQIAEIFNSPSLKMVEPQKPLPSHQQEINSRHQKEQLDNITENKDFGFQRDTCVQSTDVSHRVTDQSESLQLLESHLKCDEGSSGITEESSLEHISKKEGTATGPCSSTATQQDSYPQEIGASCNYTAQHLARNEILNEKTPILYLHDQLSELLKEFPYGIEPVNTHEGSVVQQESSKGQTRDKTSCDSKLNSAEQIKITILSSEQMKELFPEQEYQPCEADELTEPHEENPVTEGSQCEPQIHTNGEGHDSVILDSEKDDVRCCALGWLSMVYEGVPQCQCNSIKSTTSKEEKGKDERPPLETSSHKQGKKTSDKDVPTVLNSPPNKSLEVPLTSDRKKRIPEAEQDKAVKDRNKTKRSHSLRTEQELCGQFLSKGDKKLDSLPSHKQKGKLQFHEVTFHSSNKMTKFSQESLQRKHIAQNCRPLKAKTGFLTSKNTDLPVKSGSLMQSEPSEKRKWKTGDSKQKVSEKRKLEKGSVCDSEIKRKRCDEREQSKNVGGSTFKLSNFLSIPSERGRLKGKTVSNVKSSGSQERSNKIRVLTPKEYLQRQKHKDTMGSRASKKNDLKNEASDSQFTRCSNKPIRIGSYGKSNERDSSVQASKESISICTSHGKNPKVYHSEGSAKSLIMRNTKATDFGKQPNKMRIEKTKSEKSLNNVNNVECSQISKDQRKLYLNRVAFKCTERESICLSKLDSSPRKLNKERRPENKPNSLLPVSSTIEKLSLLEFKLCPDGVFKNTNPAEQRKDLQPCLQKEPSSVRVAGIKSTKEDWLKCVTEEKRMPEANQEIDDNVLANKRLSKRSFSADGLETLQNPVRDSKAMFQTYKKMYMEKKSRSLSSSPSK